Part of the Candidatus Methylomirabilis tolerans genome is shown below.
CGGACCGAAGACGCGTGGCCGAGAATCTCCGGCTGGCCGAGCAGCTCGGGGCGGAGGTGGTCACCCTCAGCGGGTCGCAGACCAATGAGAGTGCGGCAGTCCTGCGGTATGCCAGCGAACGTAACGTCACCAAGATCATCCTGGGCAAACCGACCCGCTCCTTGTGGAGGCGGATCGTGGCCGGTTCCATCGTTGACGCCCTTGTGCGCGGTAGTGGTGACATCGATATCTACGTTATCAGCGGAACGGGGATCCCGCACGCGCCGGTTGCCAGGGTGGAGCGAGCCCCCGAGCCGGACTGGTCAGCCTATGGCCGCGCCGCGACCGTTGTCGCGCTCTGCACGGCGGTGGCATGGCTGATGTACCCGTATTTCGAGCTCTCCAATCTCATCATGGTCTATCTGCTCGGGGTGACCGGCGTTGCCGCCCGCTCCGGACCTGGCCCCTCCGTCCTGGCCTCCATCCTTAGTGTGGCGGTCTTCGATTTCTTTTTTGTCGTCCCGCACTTTACGTTTCGGGTGGCTGATGCGCAATACCTCGTGACCTTTGCAGTCATGCTCGTTGTGGCCCTCGTGATCAGCGGCTTCACGGTGCGGATTCGCATCCAGGCGGAGTCCGCACGCCAGCGCGAGCGGCGAACGGCCGCACTGTACGCACTGAGTCGGGAACTGGCGAGCGCGCGAGGCGTAGAACACGTGCTGCGGGCCGCCGGCCGACACATTGCTGACGTCTTCGGCGGCCAGGTCGCGGTGCTGCTCCCGGACCCGAGCGGCCACCTCGGCCTTCAGGTAGGCCCGTCCGCCCAGTTTGAGGTGACTCCCTCGGAGCGTGGGGTGGCCCAGTGGGTGTATGAGCATGGACAGACGGCCGGTTGTGGGACGTCAACGTTACCGGGAGCTAAGGTCTTGTATCTGCCTTTGGTCGCGTCGCAGGGTATCCTGGGCGTGTTGGGGCTGCTGCCGGCGGACCCACGCTCGCTCGAAGCGCCTGAGCAACTCCATCAGCTCGAGACATTTGCCAATCAGACCGCACTGGCGCTCGAGCGCACGCAGCTTGCAGCGGCGGCGCAGGAGGCGCAGGTACGCGCGGAAGCCGAAAGACTGCGCAGTTCGCTCCTGAGTTCGGTTTCTCACGATCTCAGGACACCTCTCGCCACTATCACCGGCGCCGCGAGCAGCCTGCTGGAAGGAGATAAAATTCTCGATGATCAGACCCAGCAAGATCTGCTGGAATCGCTCGTCGAGGAGGCCGAGCGCCTCAACCGTCTGGTGAACAACCTGCTTGAGATGACGCGGATGGAGTCCGGAACCCTCCAGGTTCGCAAAGAGTGGCATGTCTTGGAGGAGGTCGTCGGCGCCGCGCTGGGCCGCCTGGCGAAGCTCTTGTGCGACCGCCCCGTGACCACGTCATTGCCGGCCGATCTGCCCCTCGTTCCGATCGACGACGTGCTGATTGAGCAGGTCCTGATCAATCTGCTGGACAATGCCATCAAGCATACGCCTGATGGCGGCCCTCTGGAGATTACGGTGCGGGCGCACAACGGTACGGTCACCGTGGAGGTCGCCGACCGGGGGCCAGGCCTGCCGCCAGGCGACGAGGAGAGGGTGTTTGAGAAATTTTATCGGGGACCCGGTCTCACATCGCGCGGCACTGGTCTTGGGCTGGCCATCTGCCGGGGTATCGTGGAGGCGCATGGCGGCCGCATCCGGGCCGAGAACCGACCGGAGGGCGGCGTGGCGTTCCGCTTTACCATCCCTCTGACCGGGACACCTCCAGAGGTGGAAGGCGTCGATGTCTGAGATGGCAGAGAGTCAGGTGTCGGCAACCGACGCGCTCGGACCGGGCGGACCGGCCGTCGTGCTCATCGAGGATGAACGACCGATTCGGCGCTTCCTCCGCGCCACCCTGGTCAGTCATGGGTACCGGCTCTTTGAGGCGGCTACGGGTGAGGAGGGCTTGGCGGAGGCGGCCGCCCGCCCGCCCGACGTCGTCATCCTCGACCTCGGTCTGCCCGACATCGACGGCCTCGAGGTCATCCGGCGACTCCGCGAGTGGACTACCGTACCGATCATCGTGCTCTCGGCGCGCGGACAGGAACGCGATAAGATCGCTGCGCTGGATGCGGGCGCTGACGACTACGTGAGCAAGCCCTTCGGAGTCGGCGAGCTGCTGGCGCGCATGCGGGTAGTCTTGCGGCACGCAGCGCGTAGCCTCAAGGAGAATGCCGATCCTGCGTTCGCGGTGAGCGATCTCCATGTGGACTTGGTGGTGAGAAGGGTTGTGGTCGCCGGAAGAGAGGTTCACCTGACCCCGATCGAGTACAGGTTACTGACGACCCTCATTCACTATGCGGGAAAGGTGGTAACCCAGCAGCAGTTGCTGAAGGAGGTCTGGGGCCCCCAGTGCACCGAGCAGGCCCATTACCTCCGGGTCTACGTCGCCCAGCTCAGACGGAAGCTCGAAGCCGACCCGGCGCGTCCCCGCTACCTGTTGACCGAACCCGGTGTGGGCTACCGCTTGGCATCGGAATAGCCGCAGAAGGCGAGTCCCGTCCGCTCTCCAGCCCTTCTATTGCCAACGCCGCGAAGGTCTCGGCGAGCCCCGCCGTCACCCGGGTGAACTCCGGATATGCCAGCTTCTCGGAAGTATCTTTGCGGGTATGGTAATAGGGGTAGCGGTAGAATGCGGTGCCGGTGACCATGATGGCGCAGTAGCCATGCCGCCAAAACGACCGGTGATCGCTCCAGGCGACCCCGGGGACAAAACGGGAAGTCGCCACGTGTTCGAGTGGAAAGTCGGAGTGTTGGCGAAAGATCCGCACCGCGCAGCGCCTCAGGCCGAAAGACGTTGCGCTCACCGATCTCGCCGGCGAGGCGCTCGATGAGCCCGCAGGCGCGAGACTGAGACCTGCTGAGCGATGCGTACGGTCCCTAAGGCTGGCTTTGATATGTGGGACATGGTATCATCACATCGACGTCAGATCGCGCGAGTCTCGATTCTGATCGAGATGGGGTTGTCGTGACCGTTTTCCACTCCTGAGTTATCGTACACCAGAGAAGATGCTGCTGTTAGAGAAAATCATCAGCAGGAGGATGGACGAGATGAGACAGATCGTGGCATTGGGCATCGCAATGCTTGTGATCGGGCATAGTACTCAAAGCTGGGCAGGATCAGAAGCGAGTAGGCAGCACAGCACGCTCAGGCAGGCCGGCACAGGGATCGGGAGTGCCGTGGGGACAATCGTGTATTTCCCGTTCAAGGCGGCCTTCTGTATTGTGGGCGGGCTGGTCGGCGGCGTAACCCTGATGGTTGCGGGCTCCGAGCAAGCGGGGCGAGTCGTAGACACCTCCTGCCGAGGGACTTGGACGATCACGCCGGCTATCGTAGCAGGCGAAGAGCCGGTCTACTTTGTGGGCAATCCCTCCGGGCAACAACAGTGAGGAGATGGCCAAC
Proteins encoded:
- a CDS encoding response regulator produces the protein MAESQVSATDALGPGGPAVVLIEDERPIRRFLRATLVSHGYRLFEAATGEEGLAEAAARPPDVVILDLGLPDIDGLEVIRRLREWTTVPIIVLSARGQERDKIAALDAGADDYVSKPFGVGELLARMRVVLRHAARSLKENADPAFAVSDLHVDLVVRRVVVAGREVHLTPIEYRLLTTLIHYAGKVVTQQQLLKEVWGPQCTEQAHYLRVYVAQLRRKLEADPARPRYLLTEPGVGYRLASE
- a CDS encoding M28 family peptidase; translated protein: MKASLRDRTHRSAGLSLAPAGSSSASPARSVSATSFGLRRCAVRIFRQHSDFPLEHVATSRFVPGVAWSDHRSFWRHGYCAIMVTGTAFYRYPYYHTRKDTSEKLAYPEFTRVTAGLAETFAALAIEGLESGRDSPSAAIPMPSGSPHRVRSTGSGDAPGRLRASV
- a CDS encoding sensor histidine kinase KdpD translates to MTVMSEHRPDPEALLARVKEEAARKKRGKLKVFLGAAAGVGKTYAMLEAAREQRAEGVDVVAGLIETHGRPETEALLQGLEILASHRLEYRGTTLKEFDLDTALTRHPTVILVDELAHTNAPGSRHTKRWQDIIELLGAGIHVYTTLNVQHLESLNDIVTRITGTVVRETIPDSVLEQADEIELIDLPPDDLLQRLKEGKIYVPELAKEAIGNFFRKGNLTALRELALRRTADRVDAQMRAYMSDQAIPTTWPVTERLIVLVGPSPHSAQTVRGAKRMAAALRAEWIAVYVETEAYARLSETDRRRVAENLRLAEQLGAEVVTLSGSQTNESAAVLRYASERNVTKIILGKPTRSLWRRIVAGSIVDALVRGSGDIDIYVISGTGIPHAPVARVERAPEPDWSAYGRAATVVALCTAVAWLMYPYFELSNLIMVYLLGVTGVAARSGPGPSVLASILSVAVFDFFFVVPHFTFRVADAQYLVTFAVMLVVALVISGFTVRIRIQAESARQRERRTAALYALSRELASARGVEHVLRAAGRHIADVFGGQVAVLLPDPSGHLGLQVGPSAQFEVTPSERGVAQWVYEHGQTAGCGTSTLPGAKVLYLPLVASQGILGVLGLLPADPRSLEAPEQLHQLETFANQTALALERTQLAAAAQEAQVRAEAERLRSSLLSSVSHDLRTPLATITGAASSLLEGDKILDDQTQQDLLESLVEEAERLNRLVNNLLEMTRMESGTLQVRKEWHVLEEVVGAALGRLAKLLCDRPVTTSLPADLPLVPIDDVLIEQVLINLLDNAIKHTPDGGPLEITVRAHNGTVTVEVADRGPGLPPGDEERVFEKFYRGPGLTSRGTGLGLAICRGIVEAHGGRIRAENRPEGGVAFRFTIPLTGTPPEVEGVDV